Proteins found in one Streptococcus criceti HS-6 genomic segment:
- the trpB gene encoding tryptophan synthase subunit beta, whose protein sequence is MTYNQPDAKGFYGSFGGQFVPETLMTAVLELDQAYRQAKDDPDFQAELDQLLKNYVGRETPLYYAKRLTKHIGGAKIYLKREDLNHTGAHKINNALGQVLLARRMGKKKVIAETGAGQHGVATATAAALFDMECTIYMGEEDVKRQALNVFRMELLGARVEAVTDGSRVLKDAVNAALRAWVANIDDTHYIMGSALGPAPFPEIVRDFQSVIGRESKRQFSQLSGGKLPDAVMACIGGGSNAIGMFYPFVDDESVALYGAEASGLGLDTDKHAATFAKGRPGVLHGALMNVLQDRHGQIMEAFSISAGLDYPGVGPEHCYFNEIGRASYDSITDQEALEGFTLLSRLEGIIPALESSHAIALAQKVAKTMRPDQSLIICLSGRGDKDVSQVKERLEAEKEGK, encoded by the coding sequence ATGACCTATAATCAACCAGATGCTAAAGGATTTTACGGCAGTTTCGGCGGTCAATTTGTCCCCGAAACACTGATGACAGCCGTTCTGGAATTGGATCAAGCCTACCGTCAGGCTAAGGATGATCCAGATTTTCAAGCGGAATTGGATCAATTGCTCAAAAATTATGTTGGCCGTGAGACCCCGCTCTACTATGCCAAACGCCTGACCAAGCATATTGGCGGAGCCAAGATTTACCTCAAGCGCGAAGACCTCAATCATACCGGTGCCCACAAGATTAATAACGCCCTCGGTCAGGTGCTGTTGGCCCGGCGTATGGGGAAGAAAAAAGTAATTGCAGAAACCGGTGCCGGTCAGCATGGAGTAGCTACAGCAACGGCGGCAGCCCTCTTTGATATGGAATGTACCATTTACATGGGAGAAGAAGATGTCAAACGTCAGGCCCTCAATGTTTTCCGCATGGAACTGCTGGGAGCCAGAGTTGAGGCAGTTACAGATGGCTCTCGTGTCCTTAAAGATGCGGTCAACGCAGCCCTGCGCGCTTGGGTAGCCAATATTGACGATACCCACTATATCATGGGGTCAGCCTTAGGCCCAGCTCCTTTCCCTGAAATTGTACGTGATTTCCAATCCGTCATCGGTCGGGAATCTAAACGTCAGTTTTCCCAGCTTTCTGGCGGTAAGCTGCCAGATGCTGTTATGGCCTGTATTGGCGGTGGATCCAATGCCATCGGGATGTTCTATCCTTTTGTTGATGATGAGTCAGTTGCCCTCTACGGTGCAGAAGCATCCGGTTTAGGTCTAGACACCGATAAGCATGCGGCAACTTTTGCTAAGGGACGTCCGGGCGTGCTGCACGGCGCTTTGATGAATGTCTTACAGGATAGGCATGGGCAGATAATGGAAGCCTTCTCTATTTCAGCAGGACTGGACTATCCAGGTGTTGGACCTGAGCATTGCTACTTCAATGAAATCGGCCGTGCCAGCTATGATTCCATTACGGATCAGGAAGCCTTGGAAGGTTTCACATTGCTTTCCCGTCTTGAGGGAATTATTCCTGCTCTGGAATCCAGCCATGCCATCGCTCTGGCGCAAAAAGTCGCGAAAACCATGCGGCCGGATCAATCTTTAATCATCTGTTTATCAGGGCGTGGAGACAAGGATGTCTCACAGGTTAAAGAGCGCTTGGAAGCTGAGAAAGAAGGGAAGTAG
- a CDS encoding phosphoribosylanthranilate isomerase: MTRVKICGLSDPEAVARAVTSGADYIGFVFAPSKRQVTLTQAHNLAAAVPERVKTVGVFVSPSLEELQAAIAAVPLDLVQIHGDFPDSLIRQVSVPVIRALQVSNSADSVRSSAAYLLFDAPLAGSGKTFDWQKLDTSQVKQPFFIAGGLNSGNAQAAIAAFHPYALDVSSGVETEGRKDLRKIKEFIESVKQ, translated from the coding sequence TTGACAAGGGTTAAAATTTGCGGCCTATCCGACCCAGAAGCAGTAGCAAGGGCCGTCACCAGCGGTGCGGATTATATCGGCTTTGTTTTTGCTCCCAGCAAGCGTCAGGTGACTCTGACTCAGGCTCATAATTTAGCAGCAGCTGTCCCCGAAAGGGTTAAGACGGTGGGTGTCTTTGTCTCTCCCAGTCTAGAGGAACTGCAGGCTGCCATTGCAGCTGTCCCTCTCGATCTGGTCCAGATTCATGGGGACTTTCCAGATTCCCTGATCCGTCAGGTTTCAGTACCGGTTATCCGTGCCTTGCAGGTCAGCAATTCAGCGGACTCAGTCAGGAGTTCGGCCGCTTACCTGCTTTTCGACGCTCCTCTGGCTGGCTCTGGGAAAACCTTTGATTGGCAAAAATTAGATACTAGCCAAGTTAAGCAGCCCTTTTTCATTGCTGGCGGTCTTAACAGCGGCAACGCTCAAGCGGCTATCGCAGCCTTCCATCCTTACGCCCTCGATGTTTCATCAGGAGTTGAAACCGAGGGCAGGAAGGATCTTCGCAAGATTAAAGAATTTATAGAAAGTGTGAAACAATGA
- the trpC gene encoding indole-3-glycerol phosphate synthase TrpC: MSQEFLPTILKQKAKEVAQLTMEELHPLRQAYRFYDFLKGHQDKLQIIAEVKKASPSLGDINMGVDIVAQAKTYEQNGAAMISVLTDEIYFKGHLDYLRQISSQVAIPTLAKDFIIDEKQIIRSRNAGATVILLIVAALSEGRLKELYDFATGLGLEVLVETHNLPELEAAHRIGAKIIGINNRNLVTFNTDINTSLQLSTHFKEGPVYISESAISTEEDAQTVAPYFNAILVGTALMTADNVADKIKELKIDKG; encoded by the coding sequence AGTTGCCCAGCTTACCATGGAAGAACTGCACCCCTTACGTCAGGCCTATCGTTTCTATGATTTTCTCAAGGGTCACCAAGACAAATTGCAAATCATTGCCGAAGTCAAAAAAGCCAGTCCCAGCCTCGGTGATATCAATATGGGTGTTGATATTGTGGCTCAAGCTAAGACCTACGAACAAAATGGCGCTGCTATGATTTCTGTACTGACAGATGAGATTTATTTCAAGGGACATCTAGATTATTTGCGACAAATTTCTAGCCAAGTGGCTATTCCGACTCTGGCTAAGGATTTTATCATTGATGAAAAGCAGATTATCCGCAGCCGAAATGCTGGAGCAACGGTGATTCTATTGATTGTAGCAGCCCTGTCAGAGGGACGTTTAAAGGAACTGTATGATTTTGCGACGGGCCTAGGTTTGGAAGTTTTAGTGGAAACGCATAATTTACCAGAACTTGAGGCTGCTCACCGTATTGGTGCAAAGATTATTGGAATCAACAATCGCAATCTAGTCACTTTTAACACGGATATCAACACGAGTTTGCAGCTATCCACCCATTTTAAGGAAGGACCTGTTTACATTTCTGAATCAGCCATTAGCACCGAAGAAGATGCGCAGACAGTTGCTCCTTACTTTAATGCTATCTTAGTAGGAACAGCCCTGATGACAGCTGACAATGTTGCAGACAAGATAAAGGAGCTAAAAATTGACAAGGGTTAA